AGCACTCCTGTAGATATCGGCCTGTCTTTCACCACAGTGGAAATCGGGGTCAACCAAGCTTACAATCTGCTTCCAACCGCTGAAATCGAATATAATGACGGCACTTTTATCTCGCATGATCTGAACTGGGTCAAATCCGGCAATGGCACTCTTGCAGGTAATGTCTTTACTGCACCGGGCACGGCAGGTACGACTGAGCTCACGGCATCATATGCTGAAAACGGAGTGACACTCAGCAAGACCCTGGAAGTGGTTTATTTGGACAATTCAAAAACCAAGGTGGTTGACCTGGGTGGTGGTGTAAACATGGAATTCGTCTGGATTCCTTCAGGCAGCTTCACAATGGGCGGCCCGGCCAGCGAGGGAGGCGAGAGCAATGAACGCCCGACACACGAGGTGAACATTACCAAAGGCTTCTGGCTGGCTAAAACTGAAGTCACTCAGGCGCAATGGAAGCAGATCATGGGCAATAATCCCAGTTATTTTACAGCAGGCTATCCCAATTGCCCGGTGGAGCAGGTATCCTGGACCGATTGCCAGTCCTTCATCACCAGTCTGGAAGTGCACGGTTACGGCACCTTCCGGCTGCCTACTGAAGCTGAGTGGGAATATGCCTGCAGGGCCGGGGTTGCCACCGCATATTACTGGGGAGCTGCAATGAACGATAGCTACTGCTGGTATTCCACTAACAGCGGCAGTGCAACGCATGATGTAGGCGGAACCACGGCCAATGCCTGGGGTTTGTATGACATGAGCGGGAATGTCTGGGAATGGTGCAATGACTGGTATGACCCATCCTATTACACTAGTTCTCCAACCGTAGATCCCTCAGGTCCTGCAGTTGGAACTAACAGTGTGGTACGCGGTGGTTCCTGGGATAATGACGCGTGGTATGCTCGCTCCTCAAGCCGTAACTATGCAGACCCCGGCAGCGGCAGCCGAGCCCAAGGCCTGCGCCTCCTCGCAGTCCCGGCTGGCACGAAAATGCCTGTGGAGATCGAACTGTCTGCCACAACAGCGGAAATCGGGACTAATCAGACTTACAATCTTCCAGCAACTGCCGAAATTCAATACAATGACGGCACTTTTACCTCGCACAATCTGACCTGGAGTATAACCTCAGGCGGCGGAGCTGTTGGCAGTAATATCTTCACTGCTCCAGGTACAGCTGGTACAACTGAGATCACAGCTTCGTATGCTGAAAACGGGGTGCCAGTCAGCAGGGTCCTGAAAGTGCATTCTAATGCGCCACTGATAGTTGACCTGGGCAGCGGCGTAAACATGGAATTCGTCTATATTCAGTCAGGCAGCTTCACAATGGGTGGTCCAGCCAGTGAGGGAGGCGGCAGTAATGAACGCCCGACACACGAAGTACACATTACCAAAGGTTTCTGGCTGGGTAAAACTGAAGTCACACAGGCACAGTGGCTGCAAATCATGGGCAACACTCCCAGTTATTTTCCAGCTGGCTACCCCAATTGTCCGGTAGAGCAGGTTTCCTGGACAGATTGCCAGTCTTTCATCACCAGTCTGGAAGTGCACGGTTATGGAACCTTCAGATTGCCTACAGAAGCCGAATGGGAATATGCCTGCAGGGCAGGGACTGCTACTGCATATTATTGGGGAGCAGCCATGAACGGAGCTTACTGCTGGTATACTGTTAACAGCAGCTCCAAAACACATGATGCGGGCGGAACCACACCCAATTTCTGGGGCTTGTATGACATGGCCGGAAATGTCTGGGAATGGTGTAATGACTGGTATTTATCGAATTATTACAGCACATCGCCTGCTGATGACCCGCAAGGGCCTGTTTCAGGCTCGTATCGGGTGATGCGTGGCGGCTCGTGGTACAGCACCGACCACGATTGCCGCTCCGCGATTCGCCCCTTTAACAGCCCTGACTATAAGTACAGCGACATCGGGTTGCGTCTGGCCATCCCCCCGCAGGATTAGAATACCGTCATGCGTGTCCTCACAGTCTCGGCGGGGCAGTAAAAGGTGGGCACATTGTCCGATTAATGGGGACGATTAATGGGACGGTGCTTTACAATTTTACTTTTCATTTGTCAGATTTAAATTTTCAGATTACTATTTCGAAATAGTTTTGAATACGAAATCCGAAAAATGCAACGATACTGTTCTGAGACCGAGTTTCAGGCTCTCACGCGAGAGACTGACCAGAAAGGCACGCTCCACTTCATCCTGGAACAGTTCGCAGAATTGATTCAGTCCTTTCGCCATTCCACTGTTGACTGAGGAACTCAGCTTCACTTCCACCGGGATTATTCTCCCCCTGTCTTCCACGATGAAATCCACCTCGTCCCCATGCGATGTTCTCCACCAGTATACTCTCGGGATCTTTCCCGTGTTATGGAAATTTTTAACGATCTCCTCCAGGACAACCGTCTCCAGCACCTGTCCGGATAATGGCCCCTTGAAAATCTGTTTTTCGGAAGTGATGCCGTTGAGATGACAGAGAAGCCCTGTATCCAGAAAATACAGCTTAGGGCTTTTGATGATCCGCTTGCCTTTGTTCCGATAAAATGGCTTGACCAGAATAATCTGTCCGCTCGCTTCCAGTATCGTCACCCAGGCTTTGACGGTGTTTACCGCCACACCCAGGTCCCTGGACAGGTTTGAAAGATGAAGCACCTGCCCGTTCTGCGCTGCAGTCAGCTGCAGGAATCTCTGGAAATCCCCGAGATCCCCGATTTGTCTCAATTGCCTGACATCCCGCTCCAGGTATGTCTGCAGATAGCCTGTGAACCAGGTTTCGAGATTCAAGTCCTTTCTGAGGGCAACGTCAGGGAATCCTCCTTTTAAAATCTTCTTCTGTAAAAGCTGCAGATCCATTGATTCAACTTCACAGCCCTGCTCTCTGAGAGAAAATGGCAGCAGCGTAAAAACGGCAATCCTGCCTGCAAGAGACTCGCCCACATGTGCCATCAGCGGAAATATCTGCGAACCTGTGAAGATGAATCTGCCCCGCATTTCGCGCTGATTGTCGATCATAATTTTAATCTGCTGAAAAAGCTGCGGCACATACTGGATTTCATCGATAATCAATGGAGGGGGAAATGATTCAAAAAAAAGGGCCGGTTCTTTCGCAGCCAGCAGCCGGATATCCGGATTATCAAGCGAAACATACCGGTATTTCCCTGAAAACAAATGCTTGAGCAAAGTCGTTTTGCCTGATTGCCGGGGGCCTGTCACTATGACGGATGGGAATTGCCTGGCTGCAGCCAGAAGTGGCTTTTCCATCTCTCTGTGAATGTACTTCACTGCCATCCTTTGTGCATATTTTCAGTCTTACTGCAAATATACACAGCATTGGAGTGGTTGTCAAGATATAATTAGGGAGCAGAATGGGGGAGCAGAATGGGGACGCGCCTCAATAATCAACAAACCGAATATTTTTTCTGGTCTTGAGGGAACAACCTCTAATCTTCAAGCAGTTTCTCGAATACCCCCAGCAGCGTCTTCAGATGCCTGTCCCAGGAAAACCTGGTCAGGTTTTCCAGGCCTTTGCGGATCAGTTCTGCCCTGCATTCCTCGTTTTT
This genomic stretch from Candidatus Wallbacteria bacterium harbors:
- a CDS encoding ATP-binding protein, translated to MEKPLLAAARQFPSVIVTGPRQSGKTTLLKHLFSGKYRYVSLDNPDIRLLAAKEPALFFESFPPPLIIDEIQYVPQLFQQIKIMIDNQREMRGRFIFTGSQIFPLMAHVGESLAGRIAVFTLLPFSLREQGCEVESMDLQLLQKKILKGGFPDVALRKDLNLETWFTGYLQTYLERDVRQLRQIGDLGDFQRFLQLTAAQNGQVLHLSNLSRDLGVAVNTVKAWVTILEASGQIILVKPFYRNKGKRIIKSPKLYFLDTGLLCHLNGITSEKQIFKGPLSGQVLETVVLEEIVKNFHNTGKIPRVYWWRTSHGDEVDFIVEDRGRIIPVEVKLSSSVNSGMAKGLNQFCELFQDEVERAFLVSLSRESLKLGLRTVSLHFSDFVFKTISK